One stretch of Methanomassiliicoccales archaeon DNA includes these proteins:
- a CDS encoding AmiS/UreI family transporter: MGLPALYIGGVLVVALLVLMGYADQKGASIFIFVVAFLATAVGFYNWLALGSPLAMAQVLLFAFTYWMLGYNWYTGATDNRSLGWYCLFVAINVIPFAYYVWDAKMYILGVNWVLWGLAWFMFWVVMGIQKTQFMKLTIVITWIAAIVVWISALGWLLGWFGF, encoded by the coding sequence TTGGGATTACCGGCACTATATATTGGTGGAGTTCTTGTAGTCGCACTTCTCGTGCTAATGGGGTACGCTGATCAAAAGGGCGCATCAATTTTCATATTTGTTGTTGCATTTTTGGCGACTGCTGTTGGTTTCTACAATTGGCTGGCCCTTGGTAGTCCTTTAGCCATGGCACAGGTGCTTCTTTTTGCATTTACGTACTGGATGCTTGGTTACAACTGGTATACAGGTGCTACAGACAACAGATCTCTTGGATGGTATTGTCTGTTCGTTGCAATCAATGTCATACCGTTCGCATATTATGTATGGGATGCAAAAATGTACATTCTCGGCGTCAATTGGGTGCTTTGGGGACTCGCATGGTTTATGTTCTGGGTAGTCATGGGAATACAGAAAACGCAATTCATGAAATTGACAATAGTCATCACGTGGATTGCTGCGATCGTTGTGTGGATTAGTGCCTTGGGTTGGTTGCTTGGTTGGTTTGGCTTTTAA
- the phoU gene encoding phosphate signaling complex protein PhoU has protein sequence MARTVLSDELAKLNDEVAGMGNLAKEAIEKAVRAIVNEEFSLKDDVERLDGVIYECDMKIEKHCIDLIALHTPVASDLRTVSTCLKMITDLNRIGRYAKDIAEVIDFLKGQKYFKKLVSIPHMASLVISMVDDAVKSFTDRDLQRALNLFKMDDEVDALYESIFREVLTYMMEDPKKVPMGMRFILIARYLERIADHACNIGERVNYMITGERLDRARLGKKQSSLDIA, from the coding sequence TTGGCGAGAACTGTTTTGAGCGATGAATTAGCGAAACTCAATGATGAAGTAGCTGGGATGGGAAATTTAGCGAAGGAGGCTATTGAGAAAGCTGTGAGGGCGATTGTAAATGAGGAATTTTCGTTAAAAGATGATGTGGAAAGACTTGATGGAGTCATTTACGAATGTGATATGAAGATCGAAAAGCATTGCATCGATCTCATCGCGCTCCATACGCCTGTTGCGAGTGATCTGAGAACAGTTTCCACCTGCTTGAAAATGATTACAGATCTTAATAGAATTGGCAGGTACGCGAAGGACATTGCAGAAGTGATTGATTTCCTCAAGGGCCAAAAATACTTCAAGAAGCTTGTAAGTATTCCTCACATGGCGTCTCTTGTCATCTCTATGGTAGACGATGCCGTAAAATCATTTACCGACAGGGATTTGCAGAGAGCACTCAATCTGTTCAAGATGGATGATGAGGTTGATGCACTATATGAGAGTATTTTCCGAGAGGTTCTGACATATATGATGGAGGATCCGAAGAAAGTGCCCATGGGAATGCGTTTCATACTCATTGCAAGGTACCTAGAAAGGATTGCAGATCATGCCTGCAACATCGGAGAACGTGTGAACTACATGATCACGGGCGAAAGGCTCGATCGTGCGAGATTAGGCAAGAAACAGAGTAGCCTTGATATTGCTTAG
- the pstB gene encoding phosphate ABC transporter ATP-binding protein PstB, with product MAHEIVVENLVVSFGSCKVLKGISMNIQRNEITAIIGPSGCGKTTFIRSLNRMNDIIPGCKVSGHVWIDGFDIYGKGVDVVEVRKKIGMVFQKPNPFPKSIYENIAFAPRIHGVKKKSDLDALVEWSLKRAALWDEVKDRLNKPAYDLSGGQQQRLCIARALAVKPEVILFDEPCSALDPIATAKIEDLLVDLKRDYTVVIVTHNMQQAARVSDTTAFFYMGELIEMDETRKLFEKPKKQLTEQYITGRFG from the coding sequence TTGGCACATGAGATTGTAGTTGAGAATCTTGTGGTATCCTTTGGAAGCTGCAAAGTGCTCAAGGGTATTTCAATGAACATCCAAAGGAATGAGATCACAGCAATAATCGGTCCATCTGGTTGCGGGAAAACGACATTCATTAGGAGCCTTAATAGAATGAATGATATCATCCCAGGATGCAAAGTAAGTGGACACGTATGGATAGATGGCTTCGATATTTACGGGAAAGGTGTTGATGTTGTCGAGGTGAGAAAAAAAATAGGAATGGTCTTTCAAAAACCAAACCCTTTCCCAAAATCGATCTACGAGAATATTGCATTTGCCCCCCGTATTCACGGCGTCAAAAAGAAGAGCGATTTGGATGCGTTGGTTGAATGGAGTCTTAAGAGGGCTGCGTTATGGGATGAAGTTAAGGACAGGCTTAACAAACCAGCATACGACCTGTCTGGCGGTCAGCAGCAGCGATTGTGCATTGCTAGGGCTCTAGCTGTCAAACCTGAGGTTATCCTTTTTGATGAGCCCTGCTCGGCTCTAGATCCAATCGCCACCGCGAAAATAGAGGATTTATTGGTAGATCTAAAAAGAGATTATACGGTAGTAATCGTAACGCATAATATGCAGCAAGCGGCAAGGGTATCTGATACGACCGCGTTTTTCTATATGGGAGAACTCATCGAAATGGATGAAACAAGAAAGCTGTTTGAAAAGCCTAAGAAGCAGTTGACTGAACAATATATCACTGGGAGGTTTGGTTAA